The nucleotide sequence CTTGGGCGTCAGTATTTACCGCCACAAATTCGACTCCTTTTATTTTGGAATCAATCATTCGACTAATAGCCGCATTGCCTGATCCTCCCACTCCCACGACTTTAATTCTGGCAAACGTTTCAATGTCCGGTTTGATTTCCGCCATATTGTTATTTTGTTCATTGATCACCGCCTGCTAAGAAGTAAAAACTTTTCTACTCCAAGGACCTTTGATCAATTTTTACCAGTTAAAATTTAAATAAGATAAAAACTGTTATTTCTTTGATATTCCAATCTATCATATAGCCGGCTTTCCTGTCAACCCCTTGGGCAATTCCCGCAAGGAAGAATGCATATTTTCGCATTTGTTAGGTTTGAAAGTGCGTTCTGCCCAGTTGCTTAAACACTCTAAAAACTCTCTGTTATTCAATCTACAGAGCCAAAAATAGAAATTTTATTTTTTATTTTCGAGCGAAGCGAGTGAAATGGAAATTTATTTTCGTTTCCGAGCGAGCGATGAAAAATTTTATTTTAGGAAAATATCCGCTAGGGTAAAAATCTTCCCAGCCAGCGGCGCATTTTGTCAACGGTGTATTCGGCGTTGCGAGAAATGTTGTCAATAACTTTCACGCCTGTCAGCCCATCCTGCAGAATACTCTCCCGTTCAAGCCCCCACAGAATAAGTCCCACTGCCGTAGCAAACGACGGATCATCAACTTCATTGAGCATTCCTCCCAGATTCGCGGGAAAACCAATTTGAGTAGGAAGCCCCAATATTTTTTTGGCAACATCGGCAATGTAGGGAAGTTTTGCTCCGCCTCCCGTAAGTACTGCCCCGGCCGGAAGAAGTCCGGCCCTTTTAATCGATTGCAGTTCCTTATTCACCAATTTAAATATTTCCTCCAGGCGGGCTTCAATAATTTCCGCCACATGGTAGCGAGACACTGATCCTTCTTCTTGAGAATCAATGCGAGCCAAATCAATTTCTTCTTTTCTACTTATTTCTTCCGGAAGAGCGCAGCCATATTCGAGTTTCACTTTCTCCGCCACTTCAACTGTGGTCCGCAATCCTATGGCGATGTCATTGGTGATGTGGCCGGCCCCAACGGGAATTATCGCGGTATGAAGCAGTTCCCCTTCCTCAAACACGGCTATTGAAGTGGTTCCTCCCCTCAAATTAACAAGGACTACTCCCAATTCTTTCTGCTTTTTTCCCAGCACCGATTTGGCCGCCGCCAATGGCTCAAGCACAATA is from Candidatus Moraniibacteriota bacterium and encodes:
- the ftsA gene encoding cell division protein FtsA, giving the protein MSRDSILVGIDIGSSNIRTIIAQNPRKEIPRVVGVSIVPSFGIRRGVIVDTEEVAKVINESVEKSERMAGITVKKAVVSTGGSEIGFQRSKGVVAVGRADGEVTENDIQRVLNEVQMVPLSLNREIVHIVPQGYRLDDQENIKDPVGMRGVRLEVNALLIEDSASHVKNIAKCLSQSNIEIDDIVLEPLAAAKSVLGKKQKELGVVLVNLRGGTTSIAVFEEGELLHTAIIPVGAGHITNDIAIGLRTTVEVAEKVKLEYGCALPEEISRKEEIDLARIDSQEEGSVSRYHVAEIIEARLEEIFKLVNKELQSIKRAGLLPAGAVLTGGGAKLPYIADVAKKILGLPTQIGFPANLGGMLNEVDDPSFATAVGLILWGLERESILQDGLTGVKVIDNISRNAEYTVDKMRRWLGRFLP